In Trifolium pratense cultivar HEN17-A07 linkage group LG7, ARS_RC_1.1, whole genome shotgun sequence, a genomic segment contains:
- the LOC123895128 gene encoding PRA1 family protein H: MVFSSNPLALSVPEPAFESWLRDTGYLEIIDQRTSDAADATAATTTINSSPLVPATSFSSKLLTLLSFITLNPFTKLTADDFSSDTPSWSRSFIGSYSSYSFPSSPSQARFRVHENVKRYARNYAYLFIVFFASALYKMPLALVGLISCLALWDFFKFCSDRWGLDQYPVVRQCLLRIAQLATAVILIYSHVQMALFCAMSVSYAGVILHAAFRKLTPAKQSSQVRGG, from the exons ATGGTGTTCTCTTCTAACCCTTTGGCGCTAAGCGTACCCGAACCCGCCTTCGAATCATGGCTTCGCGACACCGGCTATCTCGAAATCATCGACCAACGTACCTCCGACGCCGCCGATGCCACCGCCGCAACAACCACCATCAACTCCTCTCCATTAGTACCCGCCACTTCTTTCTCTTCTAAACTCCTCACCCTCTTATCCTTCATCACTCTCAATCCCTTCACCAAACTCACCGCCGATGATTTCTCCTCCGATACTCCTTCTTGGTCACGCTCCTTCATCGGTTCCTATTCTTCTTACTCTTTCCCTTCTTCGCCTTCTCAAGCTCGCTTCCGTGTTCATGAAAATGTTAAACGCTATGCTCGTAATTATGCTTATCTCTTCATCGTTTTCTTCGCTTCTGCACT GTATAAGATGCCACTTGCTCTTGTTGGATTAATATCATGTTTGGCATTGTGGGATTTCTTCAAGTTCTGTAGTGATAGATGGGGATTGGATCAGTATCCTGTGGTTCGACAGTGTTTGCTTCGCATTGCCCAATTAG CAACAGCAGTTATTCTAATATATTCCCATGTTCAAATGGCTCTCTTTTGTGCCATGAGTGTCAGCTATGCAG GAGTGATACTGCATGCTGCATTTCGGAAGTTGACCCCTGCAAAGCAATCTTCTCAGGTCAGAGGTGGATAG
- the LOC123895127 gene encoding E3 SUMO-protein ligase MMS21, whose product MNRCISNFDFHVTLKPNPHISLQNSPFAELRHHQSIGTTMASTSHGGTSGRIKNLTSTFGSDIQPLVAEIRTTVGVMKDIAVQLEKDNLPDKVKETEDAVVELVGLSEHSVHFSSAVQAFGNRYKPGEQLTDFHKVLEDEVLQFRANRNSDVQRNPLVRQFKEAVWKVHHSGQPMPGEEEEDIVMTSTQTNILNFSCPVSGKPITELEEPVRSMQCRHIYEKKAIVQYIKSMNNRSQCPIPGCPKAVDVNVLVQDPSLAVDIDELRRTSNKETNVEDFTMLDED is encoded by the exons atgaACAGATGCATTTCAAATTTCGATTTTCACGTCACGCTTAAACCTAACCCTCATATCTCCCTCCAAAATTCCCCTTTCGCGGAACTCCGACACCACCAATCCATCGGAACAACCATGGCGTCAACTTCACACGGCGGCACTTCTGGTCGTATAAAGAACTTAACTTCCACCTTCGGCTCCGATATTCAACCACTCGTTGCG GAAATCCGAACAACAGTGGGTGTGATGAAGGATATTGCAGTTCAATTGGAAAAAGACAATCTTCCAGACAAG GTGAAGGAGACGGAAGATGCTGTTGTTGAGTTAGTTGGCTTATCTGAACACAGTGTGCATTTTTCATCTGCTGTTCAAGCTTTTGGTAATAGATACAAGCCTGGAGAACAG TTGACTGATTTTCATAAGGTGTTGGAAGATGAAGTTTTGCAGTTTAGGGCCAATCGAAATTCAGATGTTCAAAGAAATCCTTTAGTGCGCCAATTTAAGGAAGCTGTATGG AAAGTGCATCACAGCGGACAGCCAATGCCTGGTGAAGAGGAGGAAGACATTGTAATGACTAGTACCCAAactaatattttgaattttagttGTCCAGTGAGTGGAAAGCCTATTACTGAGCTTGAAGAACCAGTTCGCAG CATGCAATGTAGGCACATTTATGAAAAGAAAGCGATAGTGCAATATATCAAGTCAATGAATAACCGTTCTCAATGCCCAATACCGG GTTGTCCAAAAGCGGTGGATGTAAATGTGCTGGTACAGGATCCGTCGTTGGCTGTGGATATTGATGAATTGCGAAGAACGAGCAACAAAGAAACTAATGTAGAAGATTTCACCATGCTTGATGAAGATTAA
- the LOC123895126 gene encoding uncharacterized protein LOC123895126, with the protein MRSSSSASGMGDGGSGSRVKKKHKKLDAICEEEYNRNHGELNEGDDLNPDLGVRRSSRVRRAPVLLDVSPSPKRKRQKLGKDVMPKSVESDKSLGREGGGNWSLRSRSRGKNVEFEVKEEMELPRRKRKLSDKDLEVVEVDTKDGLEVVEGDREEELEVAEGNREEELEVVEGDRVEELEVVENDRKEGLEVDKKEDFKWFTRRKFKSKNRTGKIEATNNEKGLKENECQEVELVVDGSVSVPETELADEDPIDLRDENASLTGNEERIETDNLQAEECNGDVEPSLVECVEIVDEQGDQVESEKDGKNGSDVAEIAGVSTERVDNEGSVDKEVDIDENVSKDKNVERTDELKQASNDKSEYRCIKEGRRCGLCGRGSDGKPPKRLIQDNGESENEAYSGSSASEEPTYDTWDGFDDEPGWLGRLLGPINDRYGIAGIWVHQNCAVWSPEVYFAGLGCLKNVRAALCRGRALKCTRCGRRGATIGCRVDRCPKTYHLPCARANGCIFDHRKFLIACTDHRHLFQPSGNKYFTRIKKLKARKMMWETNKRSNDASRKDIDAEERWLENCGEDEEFLKRENKRLHRDLLRIAPVYIGGSDSAASENSFQGWESVAGLKDVIRCMKEVVIIPLLYPNFFDNLGLTPPRGILLHGYPGTGKTLVVRSLIGACARGDRRIAYFARKGADCLGKYVGDAERQLRLLFQVAEKCQPSIIFFDEIDGLAPCRTRQQDQTHSSVVSTLLALMDGLKSRGSVVVIGATNRPEAVDPALRRPGRFDREIYFPLPSTEDRASILSLHTQKWPKPISGSLLGWIAKKTSGFAGADLQALCTQAAMNALKRNFPLQEVLSVAEKRHSSGCKNTPLPSFTVEERDWVEAFLSSPLPCSQREAGNAANDVVCSPLPVQLVPCLLRPLCTILLSLYLDERLWLPLPISKAVTLIKNVMICALDKKKMPIDHWWLHLDDFLQETNVAYEVSKCLSCSGILSADRGFSGSCDIVDRDDDKPSLKNHASMCNGRLPDMSFASTNKSGFRILIYGNPRSGQRHLASCLLYCFVGNIEVQKIDMATITQEGHGDVVQGISQILMKCASMKSCVIFMPRIDLWAVVEDSQIAEKTDSCSIYHLSSETDTSSFTPSQIVEKENGINTGKNSAEMTKCQANKKASYAWMSFIEQVESIGSSTSLMILATSEAPYTELPHKIRGFFKSYQSKDTQSSSLVQTVPQFSLQIDGNFDHDLAINLSAIELLRTVVEQWVQLIHQRSHARMDVHKGDIAYESIEVRKEKVTQRNENEPANMNKGEVQSPEFLTKGPQPNSRSLKGKSNLLMAISTFGYQILLYPHFAELCWVTSKLKEGPCADVSGPWRGWPFNSCIIRPNNSQDKVIISSSSGGTKSKESAGLVRGLVAVGLSAYKGVYKSVREVSHEVRNVLEILTETINMKIQAGKNRYRYLRILSQVAYLEDMVNNWAYALLSLDQDSPELAAKVIPAAAGPLNSHLACEDHHQAEGEDCHLVVPANGDDLETLATSPKGVPTATTERLSLNEINDNLANTDCDGQKACSEGSPNNHPCPDTHMNDSCLGNQPLQPSLNQENGVLPGLSESVTAENHDTADGELGMSKDLNKSTCTDSAVLSENGFHTNCEQGSVEIGNLKSSDVESDKHENTIDLNASSSKDSGPAESGVVCFYQCCPQCLCSLYHLTRKIFVCGWESNKSHWTIEDVHDAVSTLSVDLISEVRKCYMVEDFTDLSNKTSRHEKHATFLITCNTENRGKDVVPAECVSHLASQGTSVSKDTGSNEPAKLDLKFVFKDGVLVLAEPAKDSPLHCKFEKLCLCSLIELIVKTKGPLD; encoded by the exons ATGCGATCATCGTCTTCTGCATCGGGTATGGGAGACGGTGGATCAGGTTCGAGGGTTAAGAAGAAACATAAGAAGTTAGATGCAATATGTGAGGAAGAGTATAATCGAAATCATGGTGAGTTGAATGAGGGTGATGATTTGAATCCTGATTTGGGGGTTCGGAGAAGCTCAAGGGTTAGGCGTGCCCCAGTTTTACTTGATGTTTCTCCTTCGCCCAAGAGGAAACGGCAGAAATTAGGGAAGGATGTAATGCCGAAGAGTGTGGAAAGTGATAAGAGTTTAGGGAGAGAAGGTGGTGGGAATTGGAGTTTGAGGTCGAGATCAAGGGGTAAAAACGTGGAATTTGAGGTGAAAGAGGAGATGGAATTGCCTAGGAGGAAAAGGAAGCTGTCTGATAAGGATTTGGAGGTTGTGGAGGTTGATACGAAGGACGGATTGGAGGTTGTGGAGGGAGATAGGGAGGAAGAATTGGAGGTTGCGGAGGGCAATAGGGAGGAGGAATTGGAGGTTGTGGAGGGTGATAGGGTGGAGGAATTGGAGGTTGTGGAGAATGATAGAAAGGAGGGATTGGAGGTTGATAAGAAAGAGGATTTTAAATGGTTCACGCGAAGAAAGTTTAAGTCGAAGAATAGAACGGGGAAAATTGAAGCCACAAATAATGAAAAAGGGCTTAAGGAAAATGAGTGTCAAGAAGTGGAGCTTGTAGTTGACGGGAGTGTTTCGGTTCCGGAGACCGAATTGGCTGATGAGGATCCAATAGATTTGAGGGATGAGAATGCTTCGTTGACAGGGAACGAGGAGAGAATTGAAACAGACAATTTGCAAGCTGAGGAGTGTAATGGTGACGTTGAACCGTCTCTGGTGGAATGTGTAGAAATTGTGGATGAACAGGGTGATCAGGTAGAGAGTGAGAAGGATGGAAAAAATGGTAGTGATGTGGCTGAAATTGCTGGAGTCTCAACTGAACGTGTAGATAATGAAGGTTCTGTTGATAAGGAGGTTGACATTGATGAAAACGTATCAAAAGATAAGAATGTTGAGAGAACGGATGAGTTGAAACAAGCATCAAATGACAAGTCCGAGTACCGATGTATCAAAGAGGGAAGACGGTGTGGATTGTGTGGAAGAGGGAGCGATGGTAAGCCTCCAAAAAGGTTAATTCAGGATAACGGTGAAAGTGAAAACGAAGCCTATAGCGGGTCATCAGCTTCAGAGGAGCCCACTTACGATACCTGGGATGGTTTTGATGATGAACCTGGCTGGCTTGGGCGTCTCTTGGGCCCTATTAATGATCGTTACGGTATTGCTGGAATATGGGTGCATCAGAATTGTGCTGTATGGAGTCCAGAG GTTTATTTTGCTGGCTTGGGATGCTTGAAAAATGTGAGGGCTGCACTTTGTCGAGGAAGAGCATTGAAGTGCACACGTTGTGGGAGGCGAGGGGCAACCATTGGTTGTCGTGTTGATCGTTGTCCTAAAACCTATCACTTG CCTTGTGCTAGAGCAAATGGTTGCATCTTTGATCATCGCAAATTTCTTATAGCTTGCACAGACCATCGACATCTTTTCCAACCTTCTGGTAATAAATATTTCACCCGGATAAAGAAGTTGAAGGCTAGGAAAATGATGTGGGAGACAAATAAACGTTCAAATGATGCTTCCAGAAAGGATATTGATGCAGAAGAGAGATGGTTGGAAAATTGTGGAGAGGATGAAGAATTTTTGAAACGCGAGAACAAGAGGCTTCATCGTGATTTATTGAGAATAGCCCCAGTATATATTGGTGGTTCAGATTCTGCCGCCAGTGAAAATTCATTTCAGGGATGGGAATCCGTTGCTGGGCTTAAAGATGTTATCCGTTGTATGAaagaagttgttattattccTCTGCTCTATCCTAATTTCTTCGATAACTTAGGGCTTACACCTCCAAGAGGCATTCTTTTGCACGGGTATCCTGGAACAGGGAAAACCTTAGTAGTCCGGTCATTGATAGGTGCATGTGCTCGTGGAGATAGACGGATTGCATATTTTGCCCGTAAAGGTGCAGATTGCTTGGGGAAATACGTCGGTGATGCTGAGCGTCAACTAAGACTATTATTTCAGGTTGCTGAGAAATGTCAACCTTCTATAATATTCTTTGATGAGATAGATGGACTGGCACCCTGCAGAACTCGGCAGCAAGATCAGACTCATAGTTCTGTCGTGTCAACGTTGCTTGCTCTTATGGATGGTTTGAAATCTAGGGGATCAGTTGTAGTCATTGGTGCAACAAACCGTCCTGAAGCTGTTGACCCTGCACTTAGGCGCCCTGGAAGATTTGACCGGGAAATTTACTTTCCATTGCCGTCAACTGAAGACAGAGCTTCCATTCTCTCACTTCACACACAGAAATGGCCAAAACCAATTAGTGGATCTTTGCTTGGGTGGATTGCAAAAAAAACTTCTGGCTTTGCTGGTGCTGATCTCCAGGCTCTTTGTACACAAGCGGCCATGAATGCGCTGAAGAGGAACTTCCCTTTGCAAGAGGTGCTATCTGTAGCTGAAAAAAGACATTCTTCTGGTTGTAAGAACACTCCTCTTCCATCCTTTACTGTGGAGGAGAGGGATTGGGTAGAAGCTTTTTTGTCTTCACCATTACCTTGTTCCCAGAGAGAAGCTGGAAATGCTGCAAATGATGTAGTATGCTCCCCTCTTCCTGTCCAACTTGTTCCTTGTTTACTGCGGCCATTATGCACTATTCTTTTATCTCTTTATCTCGATGAACGTCTGTGGTTGCCACTTCCTATATCGAAAGCCGTGACATTGATTAAGAATGTAATGATTTGTGCTCTAGACAAAAAGAAAATGCCTATTGATCATTGGTGGTTGCACCTTGATGATTTTCTTCAAGAAACAAATGTTGCTTATGAGGTAAGTAAGTGCCTTAGTTGTTCTGGCATTTTATCTGCAGACCGTGGCTTTTCTGGGTCTTGTGATATTGTGGATCGTGATGATGATAAACCCTCCTTAAAGAATCATGCTAGCATGTGTAATGGTAGATTACCAGACATGTCATTTGCATCGACCAACAAATCAGGATTTCGAATACTGATTTACGGAAATCCCCGGTCTGGCCAGAGACATCTTGCTTCATGCCTTCTTTACTGTTTTGTTGGAAATATTGAAGTACAAAAGATTGATATGGCAACTATTACACAAGAAGGGCATGGAGATGTTGTGCAAGGGATTTCCCAAATATTAA TGAAATGTGCTAGCATGAAATCTTGTGTAATATTCATGCCAAGAATTGATTTGTGGGCTGTGGTGGAAGATTCCCAAATTGCTGAGAAGACTGATTCTTGCTCAATATATCATCTATCATCTGAGACGGACACATCTTCTTTCACTCCAAGCCAAATTGTTGAGAAGGAAAATGGGATCAATACTGGGAAAAATTCAGCAGAGATGACCAAATGCCAAGCCAACAAAAAGGCTTCATATGCCTGGATGTCGTTTATTGAGCAGGTGGAGTCCATTGGTTCATCCACATCCTTGATGATTCTG GCTACTTCAGAAGCTCCCTATACTGAACTTCCACACAAGATAAGAGGATTCTTCAAGAGCTATCAATCTAAGGATACCCAATCAAGTTCTTTAGTACAAACAGTTCCTCAATTCTCTCTGCAGATTGATGGGAATTTTGATCACGACTTGGCGATCAATCTATCTGCAATCGAGCTTTTAAGAACTGTAGTTGAGCAGTGGGTTCAATTGATTCATCAGAGATCTCACGCTCGCATGGATGTCCATAAAGGAGACATAGCATATGAGTCAATTGAAGTTCGTAAAGAAAAGGTAACTCAGAGGAATGAAAACGAACCAGCCAACATGAATAAGGGCGAAGTCCAATCTCCCGAGTTCTTGACCAAAGGTCCACAGCCTAACAGTAGGTCACTGAAGGGAAAGTCGAATCTTTTAATGGCAATATCCACATTTGGCTATCAAATTCTTCTATACCCTCATTTTGCTGAACTTTGTTGGGTCACTTCAAAACTCAAAGAAGGTCCTTGTGCTGATGTGAGTGGGCCTTGGAGGGGTTGGCCTTTCAATTCATGTATAATTCGTCCTAACAATTCACAAGACAAGGTGATAATTTCCAGTAGCTCTGGTGGCACAAAAAGCAAAGAAAGTGCTGGCTTAGTTAGAGGCTTGGTTGCTGTTGGTTTATCAGCATACAAAGGTGTCTATAAATCAGTTAGGGAAGTTTCCCATGAGGTAAGGAATGTACTCGAGATCTTAACCGAGACaattaacatgaaaattcaaGCTGGGAAAAACAGATATCGGTATCTGCGTATTTTATCACAAGTTGCTTATTTGGAAGATATGGTCAACAACTGGGCTTATGCATTGCTTAG TCTAGATCAGGATTCCCCAGAGCTTGCAGCAAAGGTTATACCAGCCGCTGCCGGGCCTTTAAACAGTCATCTCGCATGCGAAGACCACCACCAAGCTGAAGGTGAGGATTGCCATTTGGTTGTTCCTGCTAATGGTGATGATTTGGAGACACTGGCGACAAGTCCTAAGGGAGTTCCTACTGCAACAACCGAGCGGCTTTCCTTGAATGAAATAAATGATAATTTAGCTAATACTGACTGTGATGGCCAAAAAGCATGTTCTGAAGGATCTCCAAATAACCATCCTTGTCCAGATACGCATATGAATGACTCTTGTCTTGGAAACCAACCTCTTCAGCCATCATTGAATCAGGAGAATGGGGTATTACCTGGACTGTCTGAATCGGTAACTGCTGAAAATCACGACACTGCAGACGGAGAACTTGGAATGTCGAAAGACTTGAATAAATCAACATGCACTGACTCTGCCGTCCTTTCTGAAAATGGATTTCACACAAACTGTGAACAAGGGAGTGTTGAGATTGGTAACTTAAAATCAAGTGATGTTGAATCTGATAAACATGAGAATACTATAGATCTCAATGCCTCTTCAAGTAAGGACAGTGGTCCAGCTGAATCTGGAGTTGTTTGCTTTTATCAATGTTGCCCTCAATGTCTCTGCAGTCTCTATCATTTGACACGCAAAATATTCGTTTGCGGGTGGGAATCGAATAAAAGCCATTGGACAATAGAAGATGTCCATGATGCTGTTTCGACATTATCCGTAGATCTTATTTCAGAAGTTAGAAAATGTTACATGGTAGAAGATTTCACTGATTTATCTAATAAAACGTCAAGACATGAAAAGCATGCAACATTTCTGATAACGTGCAATACCGAAAACCGAGGCAAAGATGTTGTGCCAGCTGAATGCGTTTCTCACTTGGCGAGTCAAGGTACAAGTGTAAGCAAAGACACTGGATCAAATGAACCAGCAAAGCttgatttgaaatttgttttcaaagatGGTGTGTTAGTTCTTGCAGAACCTGCAAAGGATTCCCCTCTTCACTGTAAATTTGAGAAATTGTGTCTTTGTTCACTGATAGAGTTAATAGTAAAAACTAAGGGCCCTTTAGATTAA